In the Elusimicrobiota bacterium genome, AAAGCGTTTTTTGAGGATGGCGGGTCAAGTGAAGGCGTGGGGTACTGGCAGTACGGGTTAGCGCCGTATGTCATATTTGCAGATCTTCTGTATAACCGCACAAACGGGAAAATTAACCTATTCGAAAACAATAAACTAAAAAAAATTGCAGGGTATCCCCTGGCGTTAATGTTGTCAAAGAACGCGTACGCGCCGTTCGCGGATTCACGTGAGAATACAACTTTTATCCCGGGTTTTATCTATAAACTTGCGCAAAGAACTTGTGTCCCTGAATTACGCGGGGTGTTAGATAATATCCAAAACTTTGCAGGCCGGCAGTCGAGGTTAACATATCACCTGCGTGACATTTTATGGACAAAGGATAGCAGTGATGAAATGGTGCCACCGTTGAAGATATCAGCGTCATACCTCCCGGATCTCGGTGTTGCGAGGATAGTTAATGCCAGTAGTGCGGTGGTTATTAAAGCAGGGAATAATGCTGAGAACCATAATCATAACGACATAGGGACGTATGTATACAACGTCTCAGGTGAAACTGTGATCACCGACCCCGGGGTGGGGAGTTATAACCGTGACTACTTCGGGCCTAAACGTTATGAAAACCTTTTTACGAACTCGTACTCGCATCCCGTACCGGTGATCGATGGTAAACTTCAACAACCCGGTATTAAACACATAGGGCAGTTCGTTACGGTTGACCTACCCAATAATAAGGTGGTAATAGAATACTCTGCGGCGTATGGTATTCCGGAATTACAAAAACTTGAACGCGAACTAGTGTTACTTTCAAATGGAATAAACCTTACCAGTCGTTACTCCTTTACTGATAAAAATATTCATGTTTTAGAGGAAGCGTTTGTTACATATAACGAGATGGAGATAAGAGCCGGGAAACTTGTTATAACAGGAGAACGTACTATGACCGAGATACAGTGTTGTACTGTTCTATCCATTCCTGTGGTACTCATTGTTAATAAATACGAAGATGAGTCCAAACAAAATGGGTACAATAAAGTACTAAAACGGGGAGCGTTTAAGTTTGGTGGTATACAAAAAGTTGTTGAACTAAGGTTTAGCGTTATGGTTAATGTATTATAATACTACTCTGGAGGTAATGTGATGTTATGTCATA is a window encoding:
- a CDS encoding heparinase II/III family protein encodes the protein KAFFEDGGSSEGVGYWQYGLAPYVIFADLLYNRTNGKINLFENNKLKKIAGYPLALMLSKNAYAPFADSRENTTFIPGFIYKLAQRTCVPELRGVLDNIQNFAGRQSRLTYHLRDILWTKDSSDEMVPPLKISASYLPDLGVARIVNASSAVVIKAGNNAENHNHNDIGTYVYNVSGETVITDPGVGSYNRDYFGPKRYENLFTNSYSHPVPVIDGKLQQPGIKHIGQFVTVDLPNNKVVIEYSAAYGIPELQKLERELVLLSNGINLTSRYSFTDKNIHVLEEAFVTYNEMEIRAGKLVITGERTMTEIQCCTVLSIPVVLIVNKYEDESKQNGYNKVLKRGAFKFGGIQKVVELRFSVMVNVL